In Opitutales bacterium, the following proteins share a genomic window:
- a CDS encoding rhomboid family intramembrane serine protease, producing MRKITVDFNAPFTLTFTFAACLATIVGGFSDGAARTLFMVGAPMDWGNPFDYIRLFSYILGHADWTHFAGNFTLILLVGPILEEKYSTRRIVIMTLVTAVITGLLHAVFSSGGLMGASGIAFMLILLSSLTNLKTGSLPLTFVIVALLYGGNEIYMAITQQDNISQFAHLAGGAMGAIFGFFLRGK from the coding sequence ATGAGAAAGATCACAGTAGATTTCAATGCGCCGTTTACGCTAACGTTCACGTTTGCTGCTTGCCTAGCTACGATCGTAGGCGGTTTTTCTGATGGGGCTGCGCGCACGCTTTTTATGGTCGGGGCCCCGATGGATTGGGGCAATCCATTCGATTACATACGGCTCTTCAGCTACATCCTCGGACATGCGGATTGGACACACTTCGCTGGAAACTTCACACTCATCTTGCTCGTGGGACCGATCCTCGAAGAGAAATACTCTACCCGACGCATCGTCATAATGACTTTGGTCACTGCTGTGATTACCGGGCTCCTCCATGCCGTATTCTCAAGCGGAGGCCTCATGGGCGCGAGCGGCATTGCCTTCATGCTAATTTTGCTGAGCAGCCTTACCAATTTGAAGACGGGTAGCCTTCCCCTGACTTTCGTCATCGTCGCACTCCTGTATGGCGGCAACGAAATTTATATGGCAATCACCCAGCAGGATAACATTTCCCAGTTCGCACATCTCGCAGGCGGTGCCATGGGGGCAATTTTTGGATTTTTTCTGAGGGGTAAGTGA
- the amaP gene encoding alkaline shock response membrane anchor protein AmaP, producing MIKQIEAYFQAFWSEPYAPYLGFGISLLLAIFLVAFIMRPRKVKVIVAFEDGSGSVSISRSAINELVQSACAQIDTIKQPKVFTKVKKGIPTLKIKLKVDGDVKMREVREELRETLQAQLMDNLGFRKIGDIDILVTSVGGITVQRPYGHGATNPSVEEEFSDSTDTISSSSFASSERSVGSDLERDDALGFDADAIKDDKKA from the coding sequence ATGATTAAGCAAATTGAAGCCTACTTCCAAGCATTCTGGTCTGAGCCTTATGCTCCCTATCTCGGATTTGGAATCAGTCTGTTGCTTGCCATATTCCTCGTCGCATTCATCATGAGGCCACGTAAAGTGAAGGTGATCGTCGCCTTTGAAGATGGCAGTGGTTCGGTTTCGATCAGCCGCTCAGCGATTAATGAATTGGTCCAATCAGCCTGCGCTCAGATCGATACGATCAAACAACCGAAAGTCTTCACAAAGGTCAAAAAGGGCATCCCGACACTGAAAATAAAACTCAAGGTCGATGGAGACGTAAAAATGCGGGAAGTCCGTGAAGAATTGCGCGAAACGCTGCAGGCCCAGCTTATGGATAACCTCGGGTTCCGAAAAATCGGGGATATTGATATCCTCGTGACCAGTGTCGGCGGCATTACAGTGCAGCGGCCCTACGGGCATGGGGCCACGAACCCGTCGGTCGAGGAGGAGTTTTCGGACTCTACGGACACGATTTCTTCAAGTTCTTTTGCCTCATCTGAACGCTCAGTGGGTTCGGACTTGGAAAGGGACGATGCTCTAGGTTTCGACGCGGACGCGATTAAAGACGATAAGAAGGCCTGA
- a CDS encoding Asp23/Gls24 family envelope stress response protein, producing the protein MSDPKESTDTTVHTINEESPSSGSIRINHEVVANIVRLATLEVPGVVGVGSGSLKENITDMFSSRSGVKVTTNEAEEYIIEIKVVLKFGVELAKTGQIVQQTIIDYVEKMTSTAVAQVDIIIDAVRHESAKSDGDGHDTISPKVD; encoded by the coding sequence ATGAGCGACCCAAAAGAATCCACCGATACAACAGTGCACACCATCAATGAAGAGAGTCCCTCTTCAGGTAGTATCCGCATTAACCATGAAGTTGTCGCCAATATCGTGCGCCTGGCCACCCTTGAGGTGCCCGGCGTTGTCGGTGTCGGTAGTGGCAGCCTAAAGGAAAACATCACGGACATGTTCAGCTCGCGTAGCGGCGTGAAAGTGACTACTAACGAAGCCGAAGAGTATATCATCGAGATTAAGGTGGTTCTCAAATTTGGTGTCGAGCTGGCCAAGACAGGTCAAATTGTCCAACAGACCATTATCGATTACGTGGAAAAAATGACTTCTACCGCAGTCGCGCAAGTGGACATCATCATCGATGCTGTGCGCCATGAGAGTGCCAAATCGGACGGCGATGGGCATGACACCATTTCTCCTAAGGTCGACTAA